In one window of Limnohabitans sp. MORI2 DNA:
- a CDS encoding NADH-quinone oxidoreductase subunit B, which translates to MSLEGVFKEGFITTSYDSVVNWAKTGSLWPMTFGLACCAVEMMHAGAARYDIDRFGMLFRPSPRQSDLMIVAGTLCNKMAPALRKVYDQMSEPRWVLSMGSCANGGGYYHYSYSVVRGCDRVVPVDVYVPGCPPTAEALLYGILQLQSKIRRENTIAR; encoded by the coding sequence ATGTCACTTGAAGGCGTTTTCAAAGAAGGCTTCATCACCACGTCGTATGACTCGGTGGTGAATTGGGCTAAAACAGGCTCTTTGTGGCCCATGACTTTCGGTTTGGCTTGCTGCGCGGTTGAGATGATGCATGCGGGCGCGGCCCGTTATGACATCGACCGTTTTGGCATGTTGTTCCGTCCAAGCCCACGCCAGTCCGACTTGATGATCGTGGCGGGTACGTTGTGCAACAAGATGGCTCCCGCTTTGCGCAAGGTTTACGACCAAATGTCTGAACCACGTTGGGTGTTGTCCATGGGTTCATGTGCCAACGGTGGTGGCTATTACCACTACAGCTACTCGGTGGTGCGCGGTTGTGACCGTGTGGTGCCTGTGGATGTGTACGTGCCAGGCTGCCCGCCCACGGCTGAGGCTTTGTTGTATGGCATCTTGCAACTGCAGAGCAAGATCCGCCGCGAAAACACCATTGCTCGCTGA
- a CDS encoding NADH-quinone oxidoreductase subunit D encodes MADIKNYTLNLGPQHPAAHGVLRLVLELDGEVVQRADPHIGLLHRATEKLAESKTYIQSLPYMDRLDYVSMMCNEHAYCLAIEKMMGIEVPERAQYIRVMYSEITRLLNHLLWLGCHGFDCGAMNILIYCFREREDLFDMYEAVSGARMHAAYFRPGGVYRDLPDSMPQYKASKVRNAKSVARLNENRQGSLLDFIDDFTQRFPKLVDEYETLLTDNRIWKQRTVGIGVVTPERAKNLGFSGAMLRGSGIAWDLRKHQPYDVYDRMDFDIPVGKTGDCYDRYLVRVEELRQSNRIIKQCVDWLRANPGPVITDNHKVASPSREGMKSNMEELIHHFKLFTEGFHVPEGEAYAAVEHPKGEFGIYLVSDGANKPYRMKIRAPGFAHLAAMDEMARGHMIADTVAVIGTMDIVFGEIDR; translated from the coding sequence ATGGCTGATATCAAGAACTACACCCTGAACTTGGGCCCTCAACATCCTGCAGCACACGGTGTGCTGCGTTTGGTGTTGGAACTCGACGGCGAAGTGGTCCAACGCGCTGATCCACACATCGGCTTGTTGCACCGCGCCACCGAAAAACTGGCCGAGAGCAAAACCTACATTCAATCGTTGCCGTACATGGACCGTCTTGACTACGTGTCCATGATGTGTAACGAGCACGCTTACTGCTTGGCCATCGAAAAAATGATGGGCATTGAAGTGCCAGAGCGCGCGCAGTACATCCGCGTGATGTATTCCGAAATCACGCGTTTGCTCAACCACTTGTTGTGGTTGGGTTGCCACGGTTTTGACTGCGGCGCGATGAACATCTTGATTTACTGCTTCCGTGAGCGTGAAGACTTGTTCGACATGTACGAAGCGGTCTCTGGTGCTCGTATGCACGCGGCTTACTTCCGTCCAGGCGGCGTGTACCGCGACTTGCCAGACAGCATGCCTCAGTACAAGGCCAGCAAAGTGCGCAACGCCAAGTCTGTGGCGCGTTTGAACGAAAACCGCCAAGGTTCTTTGCTCGATTTCATCGACGACTTCACGCAACGCTTCCCCAAGTTGGTCGACGAGTATGAAACGCTGTTGACTGATAACCGTATTTGGAAACAACGTACCGTGGGTATCGGTGTGGTTACTCCAGAGCGTGCGAAAAACCTCGGTTTCTCAGGCGCTATGTTGCGTGGCTCAGGCATCGCTTGGGACTTGCGCAAGCACCAGCCTTACGACGTCTATGACCGCATGGACTTCGATATTCCAGTGGGCAAAACCGGCGACTGCTACGACCGCTATTTGGTGCGCGTCGAAGAGTTGCGTCAGTCCAACCGCATCATCAAGCAATGTGTGGACTGGTTGCGTGCCAACCCTGGCCCTGTCATCACTGACAACCACAAGGTGGCTTCGCCCAGCCGTGAAGGCATGAAGTCCAACATGGAAGAGCTGATTCACCACTTCAAACTCTTCACAGAAGGTTTCCACGTGCCCGAAGGCGAAGCGTATGCCGCCGTTGAGCATCCCAAAGGTGAGTTTGGTATCTACCTCGTGAGCGATGGTGCCAACAAGCCCTACCGTATGAAGATTCGCGCACCTGGCTTTGCCCACTTGGCAGCCATGGATGAAATGGCGCGTGGCCACATGATCGCTGACACCGTCGCGGTGATTGGCACCATGGACATTGTGTTCGGGGAAATTGACCGATGA
- the nuoF gene encoding NADH-quinone oxidoreductase subunit NuoF has product MTTSQKALDVLAQFRSSGADTCFHDRHIGPQILAGLNGNNWSIADYQARGGYQALRKILTTGMTQDEVIAVVKESGLRGRGGAGFPTGLKWSFMPRQFPGQKYLVCNSDEGEPGTCKDREILQHNPHIVIEGMAIAAYAMGISVGYNYIHGEIFQTYERFEAALEEARAAGFLGDNILGSTFSFQLHAAHGFGAYICGEETALLESLEGKKGQPRFKPPFPASFGLYGKPTTINNTETFAAVPWIINNGGQAYLECGKPNNGGTKIFSVSGDVERPGNYEIPMGTPFSKLLELAGGVRKGRKLKAVIPGGSSSPVIPGDLMMTLTMDYDSIAKEGGSMLGSGAVIVMDDSRCMVKSLQRLSYFYMHESCGQCTPCREGTGWLWRMVDRIERGEGRESDLALLDNVAENIMGRTICALGDAAAMPVRGMIKHFRHEFEHHIQHKTCVVSAYV; this is encoded by the coding sequence ATGACGACTTCACAAAAAGCACTCGACGTATTGGCTCAGTTCCGTTCATCTGGCGCTGACACTTGCTTCCACGACCGCCATATCGGTCCCCAAATTTTGGCGGGCTTGAATGGCAACAACTGGTCGATCGCCGACTACCAAGCACGTGGTGGCTACCAAGCCCTGCGCAAGATCTTGACCACAGGCATGACACAAGATGAAGTCATTGCCGTGGTCAAAGAATCCGGTTTGCGTGGTCGTGGCGGTGCGGGCTTTCCCACCGGTTTGAAGTGGAGCTTCATGCCTCGCCAGTTCCCAGGCCAAAAATATTTGGTGTGTAACTCGGACGAGGGCGAGCCCGGTACTTGCAAAGATCGTGAAATCTTGCAACACAACCCCCACATCGTGATTGAGGGTATGGCCATCGCCGCGTATGCCATGGGCATCAGCGTGGGCTACAACTACATCCACGGCGAAATTTTCCAAACCTACGAACGTTTTGAAGCTGCCCTCGAAGAAGCCCGCGCAGCTGGTTTCTTGGGTGACAACATCTTGGGTTCTACGTTCAGCTTCCAGCTGCACGCCGCCCACGGTTTTGGCGCTTACATCTGTGGCGAAGAAACCGCGTTGCTCGAATCGCTCGAAGGCAAAAAGGGTCAGCCCCGTTTCAAGCCACCGTTCCCCGCGAGCTTTGGTTTGTACGGCAAGCCCACCACCATCAACAACACCGAAACATTCGCGGCGGTGCCATGGATCATCAACAACGGTGGTCAGGCTTACCTCGAATGCGGCAAGCCCAACAACGGCGGCACCAAGATCTTCTCGGTCAGCGGTGATGTCGAGCGTCCCGGTAACTACGAAATCCCCATGGGCACACCGTTCTCCAAACTGTTGGAGTTGGCCGGTGGCGTGCGCAAAGGTCGCAAGCTCAAGGCGGTGATTCCTGGTGGGTCATCTTCGCCTGTCATCCCTGGCGACTTGATGATGACCCTGACCATGGACTACGACAGCATCGCCAAAGAGGGCGGTTCGATGTTGGGTTCGGGTGCTGTGATCGTGATGGACGACAGCCGTTGCATGGTCAAGAGCTTACAGCGTTTGAGCTATTTCTACATGCACGAGTCATGTGGCCAATGCACACCTTGCCGCGAAGGTACAGGTTGGTTGTGGCGCATGGTCGACCGCATCGAGCGCGGTGAAGGCCGCGAAAGCGACTTGGCTTTGTTGGATAACGTGGCTGAAAACATCATGGGTCGCACGATTTGCGCGCTCGGTGATGCAGCCGCCATGCCCGTGCGCGGCATGATCAAGCACTTCCGCCACGAATTTGAACACCACATCCAGCACAAGACCTGCGTGGTCTCTGCCTACGTTTGA
- the tpiA gene encoding triose-phosphate isomerase has translation MKQKLIAGNWKMNGSLAVNEALVHGVQQGLVQALAGKHAQVAVCVPAAYLSQVQQLVKGSGIDLGSQDVSAHEQGAYTGEVSAAMLKDFAVRYAIVGHSERRQYHGETDEQVAHKAQRALSAGITPIVCVGETLAEREAGKTEEVVKRQLAAVIHTNGHCISEIVVAYEPVWAIGTGKTATPEQAQAVHAVLRAQLKAATSHSDRVHILYGGSMNAANAAELLAQPDIDGGLIGGAALKAADFLTIIAAAAR, from the coding sequence ATGAAGCAAAAACTTATTGCAGGCAATTGGAAGATGAATGGCAGCTTGGCTGTCAACGAGGCTTTGGTGCATGGTGTGCAGCAGGGCTTGGTGCAAGCTTTGGCTGGTAAGCACGCGCAAGTTGCGGTGTGTGTGCCTGCGGCGTATTTGTCGCAAGTGCAGCAGCTGGTCAAAGGCTCTGGCATAGACCTAGGTTCACAAGATGTGTCGGCGCACGAGCAGGGCGCCTACACCGGTGAAGTTTCGGCTGCGATGTTGAAAGACTTTGCGGTGCGTTACGCCATCGTGGGTCATTCAGAACGTCGTCAATACCACGGCGAAACCGATGAGCAAGTGGCGCACAAAGCGCAACGCGCTTTGTCGGCAGGCATCACGCCCATCGTGTGTGTGGGCGAAACTTTGGCGGAGCGCGAAGCGGGCAAAACCGAAGAGGTGGTCAAGCGCCAATTGGCGGCTGTGATTCACACCAATGGTCATTGCATCAGCGAAATCGTGGTGGCTTACGAGCCCGTGTGGGCCATTGGTACTGGCAAAACTGCCACGCCTGAGCAAGCCCAAGCGGTGCATGCGGTGTTGCGTGCACAACTCAAGGCGGCCACATCCCATTCAGATCGCGTGCACATCTTGTATGGCGGCAGTATGAATGCGGCGAATGCCGCTGAATTGCTGGCGCAGCCCGACATTGATGGCGGCCTCATTGGTGGCGCAGCCCTCAAAGCGGCAGATTTCTTAACCATCATCGCGGCTGCGGCGCGTTGA
- the nuoE gene encoding NADH-quinone oxidoreductase subunit NuoE: protein MSSVNTHHSAPLSAEAHARFAREVAKYPDDQKQSAVMACLSIAQQEQGFVSAESERVIAELLGMAPMAVHEVTTFYNMYNQQPVGKFKINVCTNLPCQLRNGQGALLHMAKKLGIEVGGTTPDGLFTLQPGECMGACADAPVLLVNDRTMCSFMSDDKLDKLVDDLRAVKE, encoded by the coding sequence ATGAGTTCTGTAAACACCCACCACAGCGCACCGCTGTCGGCCGAGGCGCACGCGCGTTTTGCGCGTGAAGTCGCTAAATACCCAGACGATCAGAAGCAATCTGCCGTCATGGCTTGCTTGTCGATTGCGCAGCAAGAGCAGGGCTTTGTTAGCGCCGAGAGCGAGCGCGTGATTGCTGAGTTGCTCGGCATGGCCCCCATGGCTGTGCACGAAGTGACCACCTTCTACAACATGTACAACCAACAACCCGTTGGCAAGTTCAAGATCAACGTGTGTACCAACCTGCCTTGCCAATTGCGCAACGGGCAGGGCGCTTTGTTGCACATGGCCAAGAAGCTGGGTATCGAAGTCGGCGGCACTACGCCTGATGGCTTGTTCACCTTGCAACCCGGCGAATGCATGGGCGCTTGCGCCGATGCACCTGTGCTCTTGGTCAACGACCGCACCATGTGCAGCTTTATGAGCGACGACAAGCTCGACAAATTGGTCGACGACTTGCGTGCGGTGAAGGAATAA
- a CDS encoding NADH-quinone oxidoreductase subunit A produces the protein MSLEQYLPVLLFILVGLGVGVAPQAIGFFLGPRRPDEAKNSPYECGFEAFEDARMKFDVRYYLIAILFILFDLEIAFLFPWAVALKEIGFIGFIDMMIFLAILVAGFAYMWIKGAIDWE, from the coding sequence ATGAGCTTAGAACAATACCTTCCCGTCCTCTTATTCATCCTTGTGGGCCTTGGCGTGGGGGTTGCTCCCCAAGCGATCGGCTTCTTCTTAGGTCCTCGTCGTCCTGACGAAGCAAAAAACTCCCCTTACGAATGCGGCTTTGAAGCGTTTGAAGACGCGCGCATGAAGTTCGATGTGCGTTACTACTTGATCGCCATCCTCTTCATCTTGTTCGATTTGGAAATCGCATTTTTGTTCCCTTGGGCCGTGGCGCTCAAGGAAATTGGTTTCATTGGCTTCATCGACATGATGATCTTCCTTGCCATCCTCGTTGCAGGCTTTGCCTACATGTGGATCAAGGGTGCCATCGACTGGGAATAA
- the secG gene encoding preprotein translocase subunit SecG yields the protein MSLILNIVQVVQLLSALGMIGLILVQHGKGADMGAAFGSGSSGSLFGASGGANFLSRTTGVLAAVFFVCTLALAYFGNLRPASSGSVLEGAVVAPAPVAEVPASGAAQIPTK from the coding sequence ATGAGTTTGATTTTGAATATCGTTCAAGTGGTCCAGTTGTTGTCTGCTTTGGGCATGATTGGTCTGATCTTGGTTCAGCACGGCAAGGGTGCTGACATGGGTGCAGCTTTTGGCAGCGGCAGCTCTGGCAGCTTGTTTGGTGCGAGCGGTGGTGCGAACTTTTTGTCACGCACCACGGGTGTGTTGGCGGCTGTGTTCTTTGTCTGCACATTGGCGCTGGCATATTTTGGTAATTTGCGTCCTGCCAGCTCTGGCAGCGTGCTCGAAGGTGCTGTGGTGGCGCCTGCCCCAGTGGCTGAAGTGCCTGCTTCTGGTGCAGCACAAATTCCTACAAAGTAA
- a CDS encoding NADH-quinone oxidoreductase subunit C translates to MSHSIQTLEAALHDVLGSKIKLLESALGELTLTVSAADYHGVCQTLRDDSRLGFEQLMDLCGLDYSGYKDGAHSKFTDGPRYAVVSHLLSVSHNWRLRVRVFAVNDDLPVVASVNDLWNSANWFEREAFDLFGIVFEGHLDLRRLLTDYGFVGHPFRKDFPTSGHVEMRYDAEQKRVVYQPVTIEPREITPRIIREDNYGGTH, encoded by the coding sequence ATGAGTCATTCCATTCAAACGCTTGAAGCGGCCTTGCACGATGTGCTGGGCAGCAAAATCAAGCTTCTCGAATCCGCTTTGGGCGAATTGACCTTGACGGTCTCTGCTGCCGATTACCACGGTGTTTGCCAAACCTTGCGCGACGATTCGCGTTTGGGTTTTGAGCAGTTGATGGACCTGTGTGGTCTGGACTACTCAGGTTACAAGGACGGCGCCCATTCCAAATTTACGGATGGCCCACGCTATGCCGTGGTGAGTCACCTGTTGTCGGTGAGCCATAACTGGCGCCTGCGCGTGCGTGTATTTGCTGTGAACGACGACCTGCCAGTGGTTGCTTCTGTCAATGACTTGTGGAACTCGGCCAACTGGTTCGAGCGCGAAGCGTTTGACTTGTTCGGCATCGTGTTCGAAGGTCACCTCGACTTGCGTCGCTTGTTGACCGATTACGGCTTTGTGGGCCACCCTTTCCGTAAAGATTTCCCAACCTCGGGTCACGTGGAAATGCGTTACGACGCCGAGCAAAAACGTGTGGTGTACCAACCCGTCACCATCGAGCCGCGCGAAATCACGCCGCGCATCATTCGTGAAGACAACTACGGCGGTACGCACTGA